The following is a genomic window from Bacteroidales bacterium.
ATACAACGAAGATTGCCTGCCTGCAATGAAAGAGATGCGGGATAATGAGTTTGATTTAAGTATAATAGATCCTCCGTATGGAATAAAGCAAGATAAAGGATTTAGTGGTAAAAATGGATTCAGAGGGAAAGGAAAACCGATTAAAAGGCGTCAATATAATGGCAATTGGGATAATAAGACTCCAAACAAATTATATTTTGATGAATTATTCAGAATATCAAAAAATCAAATAATATTTGGAGGAAATTTTTATACAGATAAAATTCCACAAGCAAATCATTGGATTTTTTGGGATAAATTAAATACCATGCCTACTTTTGGCGATGGAGAACTTATATACACATCTATAAAACGTAATTCAGTAAAAAAAATTCAGTTAGAATATAATGGATTATTCAGCAAAGAAAAACAACGCATCCATCCCACCCAAAAACCCGTAGCCCTCTAAACCATATAGATAAACGTAAGCAAACCGGCGTTTATCCATCCGTAAAATGGTTTCGAGGGGCCTTGAGGCTGTGTTGCTGTGTTCACGTGTGTTTTCCTTTCAAT
Proteins encoded in this region:
- a CDS encoding site-specific DNA-methyltransferase translates to MNNPTINIYNEDCLPAMKEMRDNEFDLSIIDPPYGIKQDKGFSGKNGFRGKGKPIKRRQYNGNWDNKTPNKLYFDELFRISKNQIIFGGNFYTDKIPQANHWIFWDKLNTMPTFGDGELIYTSIKRNSVKKIQLEYNGLFSKEKQRIHPTQKPVAL